A region of Tachyglossus aculeatus isolate mTacAcu1 chromosome X4, mTacAcu1.pri, whole genome shotgun sequence DNA encodes the following proteins:
- the TICAM2 gene encoding TIR domain-containing adapter molecule 2: MGIWNSKPDPRPLSLRRGSDYLVDASRRGRGPSARKLEALSRLGREGPGGDGVEELKGEGEDVREAELEEEETEEMVRVAGLEEAGEVFYKFVILHAEDDVDEALRVQQLLQDEFRIRPGIIFAEMPCGRHHLQNLDDAVNGSAWTIVLLTENFVSEAWCQFQFYTSLVNSVNRQHKYNSVIPVRPLNNPLPRQKTPFALRTINALEEGSRAFPAQVEKIFQESVYRKQEAIWRDTKNTGKWTG, encoded by the coding sequence ATGGGTATCTGGAATTCAAAACCAGATCCCCGCCCTCTTTCCCTCAGAAGAGGAAGCGATTACCTCGTAGACGCAAGTCGGAGAGGCCGCGGACCAAGTGCCCGGAAACTAGAAGCCCTGTCCCGCCTCGGTCGAGAGGGCCCGGGCGGTGACGGCGTGGAGGAACTGAAGGGAGAAGGTGAGGACGTTCGGGaggcggagctggaggaggaagagactgagGAGATGGTGCGGGTGGCCGGCCTCGAAGAGGCAGGGGAGGTGTTCTACAAATTCGTGATCCTCCATGCCGAAGACGACGTAGATGAAGCCCTTAGAGTCCAGCAGCTGCTGCAGGATGAGTTTCGTATCCGGCCCGGGATCATCTTCGCCGAAATGCCGTGCGGCAGGCACCACCTGCAGAATTTAGACGACGCCGTAAATGGGTCCGCGTGGACCATTGTGTTGTTGACGGAGAACTTTGTATCCGAAGCCTGGTGCCAGTTCCAGTTCTATACGTCCCTCGTGAACTCCGTGAACCGGCAGCATAAGTACAACTCCGTAATACCGGTGAGGCCCCTGAACAACCCTCTCCCGAGGCAGAAGACTCCGTTTGCCCTCCGGACCATCAATGCCCTGGAAGAAGGAAGCCGCGCCTTCCCCGCCCAAGTAGAGAAAATTTTCCAGGAGTCGGTGTATAGGAAACAGGAGGCCATTTGGAGAGATACAAAGAATACGGGGAAGTGGACAGGCTAG